In Oceanithermus desulfurans, a single window of DNA contains:
- a CDS encoding ABC transporter ATP-binding protein, whose protein sequence is MAVLVAEGLEKTFRSRGKTTRAVAGVHLRVERGEVLAFLGPNGAGKTTTIKMIAGLIRPDAGSVRVAGRDPHRDPWALRQLGAVLEGNRNVYWRLTPLENLEYFGVLKGLTAASARRRGRALLDRFELTHKQNALTQQLSRGMQQKLAIAVSLIHEPALLLLDEPTLGLDVEAAETVKQLIRELAGEGQAIVLTTHQLDVAQQLSHRVAIIREGRIVAEDRTATLLARFSGDQYEIEVEGELGEARRARLAELGAQPLNGRIVYVGSPEGLWAVLEALRPLPVLRVEKDRADLTEVFLKLVREEAHA, encoded by the coding sequence GTGGCTGTACTCGTTGCAGAAGGCCTCGAAAAAACCTTTCGCAGCCGGGGCAAGACCACCCGGGCCGTCGCCGGGGTGCACCTGCGGGTGGAGCGCGGGGAGGTGCTGGCCTTCCTGGGCCCCAACGGCGCCGGGAAGACGACCACGATCAAGATGATCGCGGGCCTGATCCGGCCCGACGCTGGTTCGGTGCGGGTGGCGGGGCGCGACCCCCACCGCGACCCCTGGGCGCTCCGGCAGCTGGGGGCGGTGCTCGAGGGCAACCGCAACGTCTACTGGCGGCTCACGCCCCTGGAAAACCTCGAGTACTTCGGCGTGCTCAAGGGGCTCACGGCGGCGTCCGCCCGCCGGCGGGGCAGGGCGCTGCTCGACCGCTTCGAGCTGACCCACAAGCAAAACGCCCTGACCCAGCAGCTCTCCCGCGGCATGCAGCAAAAGCTGGCCATCGCGGTCAGCCTCATCCACGAGCCGGCGCTGCTGCTCCTCGACGAACCCACGCTGGGCCTCGACGTGGAGGCCGCCGAGACCGTCAAGCAGCTCATTCGCGAACTCGCCGGCGAGGGCCAGGCGATCGTGCTCACCACCCACCAGCTCGATGTGGCCCAGCAGCTCTCGCACCGGGTGGCCATCATCCGCGAGGGGCGCATCGTCGCCGAGGACCGCACGGCCACCCTGCTCGCCCGTTTCTCCGGGGACCAGTACGAGATCGAGGTGGAAGGCGAGCTGGGCGAAGCGCGCCGCGCCCGCCTCGCCGAGCTGGGCGCCCAGCCCCTGAACGGCCGCATCGTCTACGTCGGCTCGCCCGAAGGGCTCTGGGCGGTGCTCGAGGCGCTGCGCCCGCTGCCCGTCCTGCGGGTGGAGAAAGACCGCGCCGACCTGACCGAGGTCTTCCTGAAACTCGTGCGGGAGGAAGCGCATGCTTAG
- a CDS encoding type 1 glutamine amidotransferase domain-containing protein: MKVGILIEELFDEREFIYPFYRVQESGLEPLVIGPESRGYKAKSGWMARATAAASEVRASELAGLVIPGGYAPDRLRRSEAVLELVRAVDEAGKPLAAICHAGWVLISAGVIRGRRLTGYRSIKDDLTNAGAQYVDEPVVISGNLITSRGPGDLPAWARAFVEAVKQYS; this comes from the coding sequence ATGAAGGTCGGGATTCTGATCGAGGAGCTCTTCGACGAACGCGAGTTCATCTACCCCTTCTACCGGGTGCAGGAAAGCGGGCTCGAGCCCCTGGTCATCGGCCCCGAGTCGCGGGGGTACAAGGCCAAGAGCGGCTGGATGGCCCGCGCCACGGCCGCGGCCTCCGAGGTGAGGGCGTCCGAGCTGGCCGGCCTCGTCATCCCCGGCGGCTACGCCCCCGACCGTCTGCGGCGCAGCGAGGCGGTGCTCGAGCTGGTGCGCGCCGTCGACGAAGCCGGAAAACCCCTGGCCGCCATCTGCCACGCCGGCTGGGTGCTGATCAGCGCCGGCGTCATCCGGGGACGGCGCCTGACCGGCTACCGTTCGATCAAGGACGACCTGACCAACGCCGGCGCGCAGTACGTGGACGAACCCGTGGTCATCAGCGGCAACCTGATCACCAGCCGCGGCCCCGGCGACTTGCCCGCCTGGGCGAGGGCCTTCGTCGAGGCCGTGAAACAATATTCGTAA
- a CDS encoding NUDIX hydrolase translates to MAAPAGFRPAAVLVAFAPDGRLLLTVRTANLPSHAGQIAFPGGRLEPGETPEQAALREAWEEVQLDPGQAHPLGRLPAVLSPHGFHVTPVLAWLDARPRLRPSPDEVAEVLWVPLAELAAAPAWSELRERGGLRREVWHYPWRGHDVWGLTANVLHDLLEKVCGTRA, encoded by the coding sequence CTGGCCGCGCCCGCGGGGTTCCGGCCCGCGGCGGTGCTGGTCGCCTTCGCGCCCGACGGGCGGCTGCTGCTCACCGTGCGCACCGCCAACCTGCCCAGCCACGCCGGCCAGATCGCCTTCCCCGGCGGCCGCCTCGAGCCCGGAGAGACCCCCGAGCAAGCAGCGCTGCGCGAGGCCTGGGAGGAGGTGCAGCTCGACCCCGGACAGGCGCACCCCCTGGGCCGGCTGCCGGCGGTGCTCAGCCCCCACGGTTTCCACGTCACCCCGGTGTTGGCCTGGCTCGATGCCCGGCCCCGCCTACGCCCCAGCCCCGACGAGGTGGCCGAAGTGCTCTGGGTGCCGCTCGCGGAGCTGGCTGCGGCCCCCGCCTGGAGCGAGCTGCGCGAGCGCGGGGGCCTGCGCCGCGAGGTCTGGCACTACCCCTGGCGCGGTCACGACGTCTGGGGGCTGACCGCCAACGTGCTGCACGATCTTTTGGAAAAAGTGTGCGGGACCCGCGCTTGA
- a CDS encoding MazG family protein: MEKLLEVMRRLRAPDGCPWDRKQTHESLRPYLLEEAAEAVDAIAEGDPAKMAEELGDVLLQVAFHSVIGEEEGTFGYADVERAIVDKLIERHPHVFADRELHTAEEVLANWEKQKEEKRGPQSPCEKVPRSLPALARGYELARKLELAGDREAAARALAAGDLEAALWEVVKLFAEREENPEVALRERLSALCSNEP, from the coding sequence GTGGAGAAGCTGCTCGAGGTGATGCGCCGGCTCAGGGCGCCGGACGGCTGCCCCTGGGACCGCAAGCAGACGCACGAGAGCCTGCGGCCCTACCTGCTCGAGGAGGCGGCCGAGGCGGTGGACGCGATCGCGGAGGGCGACCCCGCGAAGATGGCCGAGGAGCTGGGCGACGTGCTGCTGCAGGTGGCCTTTCACAGCGTGATCGGCGAAGAGGAGGGCACCTTCGGATACGCCGACGTGGAACGGGCCATCGTGGACAAGCTGATCGAGCGACACCCCCACGTCTTTGCAGACCGCGAGCTCCACACCGCCGAAGAGGTGCTGGCCAACTGGGAGAAACAAAAGGAAGAAAAGCGGGGGCCGCAATCCCCCTGCGAAAAGGTGCCGCGCAGCCTGCCGGCGCTGGCGCGCGGCTACGAGCTGGCGCGCAAACTGGAGCTCGCGGGCGACCGGGAAGCGGCGGCGCGCGCGCTCGCGGCCGGCGACCTGGAGGCGGCGCTGTGGGAGGTGGTCAAGCTATTCGCCGAGCGAGAGGAAAACCCGGAGGTTGCCCTCAGGGAGCGGCTCTCCGCGCTCTGCTCGAACGAGCCGTAG
- a CDS encoding prepilin peptidase: MLVFLGFVLGAVIGSFLNVVVYRLPKGESVVHPPSRCPACGHRLGALDMVPILSWLASRGRCRYCGAPVSARYPLVEALTGGLFALAAWLHPVPDAGLVLVWAFTALLIALSFIDIDHYVLPDGLTYGGLALGLAAAALWAFPVAWGEAWRGALAAAGLLALIGGFANLVLRRGASGRPGFPVGLEHVFLAAAVAAWFGWGWGVGAAALAVTINLLLRRPLPWPDALTLGAAVLGVVVASYGMRPLGVVESLWAALLAAGAVALAGGLYWALVPEEDEDDEDDEPVAMGFGDVKLAGMLGAWLGFGPFLVALMVAVFAGAVLGLLFRRRKLPFGPYLALGGWIALWWGASWVQAYLAYLGLS; the protein is encoded by the coding sequence ATGCTCGTCTTTCTTGGCTTCGTCCTGGGCGCGGTCATCGGGTCCTTTCTCAACGTCGTCGTCTACCGCCTGCCCAAAGGGGAATCCGTGGTTCATCCGCCCAGCCGCTGCCCCGCCTGCGGCCACCGGCTGGGGGCGCTGGACATGGTGCCCATCCTCAGCTGGCTCGCCAGTCGCGGGCGCTGCCGCTACTGCGGCGCACCGGTGAGCGCGCGCTATCCGCTGGTGGAGGCGCTGACCGGGGGGCTCTTCGCCCTGGCCGCGTGGCTGCACCCGGTTCCCGACGCGGGGCTGGTGCTGGTCTGGGCCTTCACGGCGCTCCTCATCGCGCTTTCGTTCATCGACATCGACCACTACGTCCTCCCCGACGGCCTCACCTACGGAGGGCTGGCGCTGGGCCTCGCGGCCGCGGCGCTCTGGGCCTTCCCGGTGGCGTGGGGCGAGGCCTGGCGGGGGGCGCTCGCGGCCGCGGGGCTGCTGGCGCTGATCGGCGGCTTCGCCAACCTGGTGCTGCGGCGCGGCGCCAGCGGCCGGCCGGGGTTCCCGGTGGGGCTCGAGCACGTTTTCCTGGCGGCCGCGGTGGCCGCTTGGTTCGGCTGGGGCTGGGGGGTGGGGGCCGCCGCGCTGGCGGTGACGATCAACCTGTTGCTACGCCGCCCCCTCCCCTGGCCCGACGCCCTCACCCTGGGCGCGGCGGTCCTGGGGGTCGTCGTCGCCAGCTACGGCATGCGGCCTTTGGGCGTCGTGGAAAGCCTCTGGGCCGCGCTCCTCGCCGCCGGCGCGGTTGCGCTCGCCGGGGGGCTCTACTGGGCGCTGGTGCCGGAGGAGGACGAGGACGACGAGGACGACGAACCGGTGGCCATGGGTTTTGGCGACGTCAAGCTGGCCGGCATGCTGGGGGCCTGGCTGGGCTTCGGCCCCTTCCTGGTGGCGCTCATGGTCGCGGTCTTCGCCGGCGCGGTGCTGGGCCTGCTCTTCCGCCGGCGCAAGCTGCCCTTCGGGCCCTACCTGGCCCTGGGGGGCTGGATCGCGCTGTGGTGGGGGGCGTCCTGGGTCCAGGCCTACCTCGCCTACCTGGGGTTAAGCTAA
- a CDS encoding type II secretion system protein has protein sequence MKGSKKNKGFTLVELAVVIVIIGVLAAIAVPRFLSTTETAVDAQVQATADALRSAYSIYLAQNRGTKPTCTQLLSSVDEIRRTGSNTAVGVRDPNLQIRCAGNPASSVRVYNANARTYKNNRRAYVINFR, from the coding sequence ATGAAGGGAAGCAAGAAGAACAAAGGTTTCACTCTGGTCGAACTGGCGGTCGTGATCGTGATCATCGGTGTGCTGGCGGCGATCGCGGTGCCCCGTTTCCTGAGCACCACCGAGACCGCGGTCGACGCCCAGGTGCAGGCGACGGCGGACGCGCTGCGTTCGGCCTACTCGATCTACCTCGCGCAGAACCGCGGCACCAAGCCGACCTGCACCCAGCTGCTGAGCTCGGTGGACGAGATCCGCAGGACCGGTTCCAACACCGCGGTGGGCGTCCGCGACCCCAACCTGCAGATCCGCTGCGCGGGCAACCCCGCCTCCAGCGTGCGGGTGTACAACGCCAACGCCCGAACCTATAAGAACAACCGCCGAGCCTACGTCATCAACTTCCGCTAA
- a CDS encoding prepilin-type N-terminal cleavage/methylation domain-containing protein: protein MRRRAGFTLVEVTVALVLLSLAAAAVIAALLGVQRTAFEARRLGVQLAALENASEHLQALRTLPSGESSCPGVRREDYPELGGFRCVVRRAPGERVVEIVLLDEEGDVFAATLGVLR from the coding sequence GTGAGGAGGCGCGCCGGCTTCACCCTGGTGGAGGTGACCGTGGCCCTGGTGCTCCTCTCCCTGGCCGCGGCCGCGGTGATCGCGGCGCTGCTGGGCGTGCAGCGCACCGCCTTCGAGGCCCGGCGGCTGGGCGTGCAGCTAGCGGCCCTGGAGAACGCCTCCGAGCACCTGCAGGCGCTGCGGACGCTTCCGTCGGGTGAGTCTTCCTGCCCGGGCGTGCGGCGGGAGGACTACCCGGAACTGGGCGGCTTCCGCTGCGTGGTTCGGCGTGCTCCCGGGGAGCGGGTTGTGGAGATCGTGCTCCTGGACGAAGAGGGCGACGTCTTCGCCGCCACCCTGGGGGTGCTGCGGTGA
- a CDS encoding prepilin-type N-terminal cleavage/methylation domain-containing protein, giving the protein MRRARGFTLVELAVAGLVAAVVALMAAMLFVPGVRMWQQSQRLLGEQGDYLEVRRAFVGDVQQAVSGRVVRGRLLLRRTDGAWACYRFREGRLERAESATPCRRDAFVPLTVLSGYDGRFEVSGAAAQLRFTRLPGEGGLPEVYAVSRAAASLR; this is encoded by the coding sequence GTGAGGCGCGCGCGCGGGTTCACCCTGGTGGAGCTGGCGGTGGCTGGTCTGGTGGCCGCCGTGGTCGCCCTCATGGCGGCGATGCTCTTCGTGCCGGGCGTGCGCATGTGGCAGCAGTCGCAGCGCCTGCTCGGCGAGCAGGGCGACTACCTGGAGGTGCGCCGGGCGTTCGTGGGCGACGTACAGCAGGCGGTGAGCGGGCGCGTGGTGCGGGGGCGGTTGCTCTTGCGGCGCACGGACGGCGCCTGGGCGTGCTACCGGTTTCGGGAGGGACGGCTCGAGCGCGCCGAATCCGCGACCCCCTGCCGCCGCGACGCCTTCGTGCCCCTGACCGTGCTGAGCGGCTACGACGGGCGCTTCGAGGTGTCGGGGGCCGCCGCGCAGCTGCGCTTCACCCGCCTGCCCGGGGAAGGCGGCCTGCCCGAGGTCTACGCGGTGTCCCGCGCCGCGGCCTCGCTCCGGTAA